One window from the genome of Bufo bufo chromosome 4, aBufBuf1.1, whole genome shotgun sequence encodes:
- the LOC120996998 gene encoding deleted in malignant brain tumors 1 protein-like isoform X1, whose product MSVFFWILLIVACSAVHIEGCSHGVHRSAEIIVYVDRYKYHTHFHELELVRGFIEGLENATNHQVMLHLHDYDFKNLQEHFRSHPGRVSFIPQEKYIVDFINSMTWRPKPGSGQRSHILILILSGYYPYLFTKPKIHKLQRAGVEIFVMGSKIFRDYVLYDIVSYPPKTHLYDLLDYPSPDRALSALAQSVCRSIEVKERRAKKALLSQVRLVDGGDRCQGKVELLYNNTWGTLSDEHWDRHGADVICRQLGCGPSLKAMKGNAFGPVSGNILEKVDCTGDEHDVSECLLGAWTEPDSTRPQHSAGISCLSSGAGKVRLVSGSGSCDGIVEVSLNNTWNRFCLWKFDIREASVVCRQMGCGPLVKIQENVGEAGIGQKTVEKIHCSGAESQISECSLSLWSSQPCLYNIHAGIVCSTAAISKVTLTDGSSTCSGKVQVFQDKKWNLVPAFEWHVEEEAVLCKQIGCGLAIERAHVKEMSIRKEKNPQTDVRSIYCSGHEASLSECSSVLSKGHQCESGEAEVLCSQSGISKVRLVGGDSACSGRVEVFYNQAWGTVCDDTWDLSSAHVVCRQVGCGPAQRAPREAYFGPGSGSIWLEKLFCNGTESSISQCGGVVSKNSLCAHSQDAGVVCTDKEPL is encoded by the exons ATGTCAGTCTTCTTCTGGATTCTCCTCATCGTTGCTTGCTCGGCTGTACACATTGAAG GTTGTTCCCATGGGGTCCACAGATCTGCAGAGATCATTGTCTACGTTGATCGCTACAAATACCACACACATTTCCATGAACTGGAGCTGGTCAGAGGGTTCATTGAAGGACTGGAGAATGCCACAAACCATCAGGTGATGCTGCATCTTCACGACTATGACTTTAAGAACCTCCAAGAACACTTCCGCAGCCATCCAGGAAGGGTCAGTTTCATCCCACAGGAAAAGTACATTGTGGATTTCATTAACTCCATGACATGGAGACCAAAGCCTGGCAGTGGCCAGAGGTCACACATCCTCATCCTCATTCTTAGCGGGTACTACCCCTACCTGTTTACGAAGCCCAAAATACACAAGCTACAGAGAGCAGGGGTGGAGATATTTGTAATGGGATCCAAGATATTCCGGGACTATGTACTGTATGACATTGTGTCCTACCCACCAAAGACCCATTTATATGACCTGCTGGATTATCCGAGTCCTGACAGAGCTCTGTCCGCACTAGCGCAGTCAGTATGTCGCAGCATCGAGGTGAAGGAAAGACGTGCCAAGAAAGCTC TTTTGTCTCAAGTAAGGTTAGTGGATGGTGGTGACCGCTGCCAGGGAAAAGTGGAACTTCTCTATAATAACACCTGGGGCACCCTGAGTGATGAACACTGGGACAGGCATGGAGCTGATGTCATCTGCAGGCAGTTGGGGTGTGGACCTTCTCTGAAGGCCATGAAAGGAAATGCATTTGGGCCAGTTTCTGGGAATATACTGGAGAAGGTGGATTGTACTGGAGATGAACATGATGTTTCAGAGTGTTTACTGGGAGCTTGGACTGAACCAGATTCAACGAGACCTCAGCACAGTGCGGGGATCAGCTGCTTGTCTTCTG GTGCTGGCAAAGTTCGACTGGTCAGCGGCTCCGGGTCTTGTGATGGGATAGTGGAGGTTTCCTTGAATAATACATGGAACAGATTCTGCCTTTGGAAGTTTGATATACGAGAAGCTTCAGTGGTATGCAGACAGATGGGATGTGGCCCTCTCGTGAAGATCCAggaaaatgtgggagaagctggtATAGGGCAGAAGACAGTGGAAAAAATACATTGTTCTGGTGCAGAGTCTCAGATATCCGAATGTAGCCTCAGTCTCTGGAGCTCACAGCCATGTCTCTACAACATCCATGCAGGAATCGTCTGCTCCACAGCAG CTATTTCAAAGGTGACGTTGACAGATGGAAGCAGCACATGTTCTGGGAAAGTTCAGGTGTTCCAGGATAAGAAATGGAACCTGGTGCCTGCATTTGAGTGGCATGTCGAGGAGGAGGCCGTGCTATGTAAGCAGATTGGCTGTGGCCTCGCTATCGAAAGAGCTCATGTCAAGGAAATGTCAATACGTAAAGAAAAGAACCCCCAAACAGATGTTCGCAGTATCTACTGTTCCGGCCACGAGGCGAGCCTGTCTGAATGCAGCTCCGTCTTGTCCAAAGGACACCAGTGTGAGTCTGGTGAAGCCGAAGTGCTGTGCTCACAATCAG GAATATCTAAGGTGAGACTGGTTGGTGGAGACTCTGCATGCTCAGGACGGGTGGAGGTATTCTACAACCAGGCCTGGGGCACCGTGTGTGATGACACATGGGATCTATCCAGTGCCCATGTGGTGTGCAGACAAGTGGGCTGTGGACCTGCACAGCGGGCCCCTAGAGAAGCATATTTCGGCCCTGGGTCTGGATCCATATGGCTGGAGAAACTGTTCTGTAACGGCACAGAGTCATCGATATCTCAGTGTGGAGGAGTGGTGTCCAAAAACAGTCTCTGCGCCCACTCACAGGATGCGGGCGTGGTCTGTACAG ATAAAGAACCGTTGTAG
- the LOC120996998 gene encoding deleted in malignant brain tumors 1 protein-like isoform X2: MSVFFWILLIVACSAVHIEGCSHGVHRSAEIIVYVDRYKYHTHFHELELVRGFIEGLENATNHQVMLHLHDYDFKNLQEHFRSHPGRVSFIPQEKYIVDFINSMTWRPKPGSGQRSHILILILSGYYPYLFTKPKIHKLQRAGVEIFVMGSKIFRDYVLYDIVSYPPKTHLYDLLDYPSPDRALSALAQSVCRSIEVKERRAKKALLSQVRLVDGGDRCQGKVELLYNNTWGTLSDEHWDRHGADVICRQLGCGPSLKAMKGNAFGPVSGNILEKVDCTGDEHDVSECLLGAWTEPDSTRPQHSAGISCLSSGAGKVRLVSGSGSCDGIVEVSLNNTWNRFCLWKFDIREASVVCRQMGCGPLVKIQENVGEAGIGQKTVEKIHCSGAESQISECSLSLWSSQPCLYNIHAGIVCSTAGISKVRLVGGDSACSGRVEVFYNQAWGTVCDDTWDLSSAHVVCRQVGCGPAQRAPREAYFGPGSGSIWLEKLFCNGTESSISQCGGVVSKNSLCAHSQDAGVVCTDKEPL, translated from the exons ATGTCAGTCTTCTTCTGGATTCTCCTCATCGTTGCTTGCTCGGCTGTACACATTGAAG GTTGTTCCCATGGGGTCCACAGATCTGCAGAGATCATTGTCTACGTTGATCGCTACAAATACCACACACATTTCCATGAACTGGAGCTGGTCAGAGGGTTCATTGAAGGACTGGAGAATGCCACAAACCATCAGGTGATGCTGCATCTTCACGACTATGACTTTAAGAACCTCCAAGAACACTTCCGCAGCCATCCAGGAAGGGTCAGTTTCATCCCACAGGAAAAGTACATTGTGGATTTCATTAACTCCATGACATGGAGACCAAAGCCTGGCAGTGGCCAGAGGTCACACATCCTCATCCTCATTCTTAGCGGGTACTACCCCTACCTGTTTACGAAGCCCAAAATACACAAGCTACAGAGAGCAGGGGTGGAGATATTTGTAATGGGATCCAAGATATTCCGGGACTATGTACTGTATGACATTGTGTCCTACCCACCAAAGACCCATTTATATGACCTGCTGGATTATCCGAGTCCTGACAGAGCTCTGTCCGCACTAGCGCAGTCAGTATGTCGCAGCATCGAGGTGAAGGAAAGACGTGCCAAGAAAGCTC TTTTGTCTCAAGTAAGGTTAGTGGATGGTGGTGACCGCTGCCAGGGAAAAGTGGAACTTCTCTATAATAACACCTGGGGCACCCTGAGTGATGAACACTGGGACAGGCATGGAGCTGATGTCATCTGCAGGCAGTTGGGGTGTGGACCTTCTCTGAAGGCCATGAAAGGAAATGCATTTGGGCCAGTTTCTGGGAATATACTGGAGAAGGTGGATTGTACTGGAGATGAACATGATGTTTCAGAGTGTTTACTGGGAGCTTGGACTGAACCAGATTCAACGAGACCTCAGCACAGTGCGGGGATCAGCTGCTTGTCTTCTG GTGCTGGCAAAGTTCGACTGGTCAGCGGCTCCGGGTCTTGTGATGGGATAGTGGAGGTTTCCTTGAATAATACATGGAACAGATTCTGCCTTTGGAAGTTTGATATACGAGAAGCTTCAGTGGTATGCAGACAGATGGGATGTGGCCCTCTCGTGAAGATCCAggaaaatgtgggagaagctggtATAGGGCAGAAGACAGTGGAAAAAATACATTGTTCTGGTGCAGAGTCTCAGATATCCGAATGTAGCCTCAGTCTCTGGAGCTCACAGCCATGTCTCTACAACATCCATGCAGGAATCGTCTGCTCCACAGCAG GAATATCTAAGGTGAGACTGGTTGGTGGAGACTCTGCATGCTCAGGACGGGTGGAGGTATTCTACAACCAGGCCTGGGGCACCGTGTGTGATGACACATGGGATCTATCCAGTGCCCATGTGGTGTGCAGACAAGTGGGCTGTGGACCTGCACAGCGGGCCCCTAGAGAAGCATATTTCGGCCCTGGGTCTGGATCCATATGGCTGGAGAAACTGTTCTGTAACGGCACAGAGTCATCGATATCTCAGTGTGGAGGAGTGGTGTCCAAAAACAGTCTCTGCGCCCACTCACAGGATGCGGGCGTGGTCTGTACAG ATAAAGAACCGTTGTAG